A genomic segment from Candidatus Leptovillus gracilis encodes:
- a CDS encoding c-type cytochrome, producing MRKRSNWLFGIGLMITLVIAMVAIFVTPLTAASTESKRTTAVPAHTVSLSSVAQSTKGQCEVTAVDLIGAWVDAGAPESVPFPFTAEDDADCSGLFATDILPLFTTEDAWFPGSQACTECHFEISPDSRHEMDLSSYAGILTGADALSSPPGAPIILPGDWQNSVLRARLRNNRMPPDWEFEIEETNRDGPLLTLGGGDVYAVDLIAAWVDAGAPDGSFPWTNVDGAAQTGSFATDILPLFTEEDAWFTGSQACTECHFENSPDSRHEMDLSSYEGILTGADALSSPPGVPVVLPGDWANSVLRHRLRDNRMPPGWEFDIEETNRDGPLVQAGVLGAPVTERQPPTAVPTLVAASANPPPPGVPESTITETITTPTIHPVLLGLLGVLTAVFGGVIGVVLLNRFRVKGREPSVPVVATDVALLLFSLLAVSSGALSLYAVASGAFTRTHTIHEEVPYLVEVPVQVPILAEVRLEDWQAQIPAEYETLQNPFTNDPEAIAAGRRLYFSNDCQQCHGDALDGQGKFSKGLAPKPVNLTDPALINLPFMTDTYLYWRLSDGGGQSPFLSAMPAWKSMLTETERWQLIAYIRSQTADYMIDEGQQAAVAIAQQMGCFACHRSESLGRGGTIGPGWDELSEVAASRVPGLSAEEYVHQSIVDPRAFVVEGYEDQALTMPVDFGQRLSDEEMDLMVNFLLSLADDE from the coding sequence ATGAGAAAAAGGAGCAATTGGTTATTTGGCATTGGTTTGATGATCACTTTGGTGATCGCTATGGTGGCTATTTTTGTCACACCCCTGACGGCAGCCTCAACTGAGTCTAAGCGAACAACGGCCGTTCCCGCCCATACGGTCAGTCTGTCTTCAGTCGCGCAGTCAACAAAAGGCCAATGTGAGGTAACGGCCGTAGACCTCATTGGCGCCTGGGTAGATGCCGGCGCGCCAGAAAGCGTCCCCTTCCCCTTCACCGCCGAGGACGATGCCGATTGTTCTGGACTCTTTGCGACAGACATCTTGCCCCTCTTTACCACCGAAGACGCCTGGTTCCCCGGCTCTCAGGCCTGCACCGAGTGTCATTTCGAGATTTCCCCCGATTCGCGCCACGAGATGGACCTTTCCAGCTACGCCGGCATTCTCACCGGCGCCGACGCCCTCTCCTCGCCGCCCGGCGCGCCGATCATCTTGCCTGGCGATTGGCAGAACTCCGTCTTGCGCGCCCGGCTGCGCAACAATCGGATGCCGCCGGATTGGGAATTTGAAATCGAAGAGACCAATCGAGACGGTCCCCTACTCACGTTGGGCGGCGGCGATGTTTACGCCGTAGACCTGATTGCCGCCTGGGTAGACGCGGGCGCGCCCGATGGCAGCTTCCCCTGGACCAACGTAGACGGCGCGGCCCAGACCGGCAGCTTTGCCACCGACATTTTGCCCCTATTCACCGAAGAAGACGCCTGGTTCACCGGCTCGCAAGCCTGTACGGAATGCCACTTCGAGAATTCGCCCGATTCGCGCCACGAGATGGACCTGTCTTCCTATGAAGGCATTCTCACCGGGGCCGACGCGCTTTCTTCGCCGCCCGGCGTGCCGGTAGTGCTGCCCGGCGATTGGGCCAATTCTGTTTTGCGCCATCGCCTACGTGACAACCGGATGCCGCCCGGTTGGGAATTTGACATCGAAGAGACCAACCGGGATGGTCCGCTGGTGCAAGCGGGTGTTTTAGGCGCGCCTGTGACCGAGCGGCAGCCGCCAACGGCCGTGCCAACTCTCGTCGCCGCGTCCGCCAATCCGCCCCCACCGGGTGTCCCGGAATCCACCATCACGGAAACCATTACGACACCCACCATTCATCCCGTCCTCTTGGGGCTGTTGGGGGTGCTGACGGCCGTCTTCGGCGGCGTGATCGGCGTTGTGCTGCTCAATCGCTTCCGCGTCAAAGGGCGCGAACCGAGCGTGCCAGTCGTGGCGACCGACGTGGCTTTACTGTTGTTTTCCTTGCTGGCGGTTAGCAGCGGTGCGCTCTCTTTGTACGCGGTCGCCAGCGGTGCGTTCACGCGGACCCACACCATCCACGAAGAAGTCCCTTACCTGGTTGAAGTGCCCGTCCAGGTTCCCATTTTGGCCGAAGTGCGCCTGGAGGATTGGCAAGCCCAAATTCCGGCTGAGTATGAAACGCTGCAAAACCCGTTTACCAATGACCCGGAAGCCATCGCCGCCGGTAGGCGACTATACTTTAGCAACGACTGCCAGCAATGTCACGGCGATGCTTTGGACGGCCAGGGAAAATTTAGCAAAGGGCTGGCGCCTAAACCGGTTAATTTGACCGATCCGGCCCTGATCAATTTGCCATTTATGACCGACACTTATCTGTATTGGCGATTGAGCGACGGCGGGGGACAATCCCCTTTCCTGTCGGCGATGCCCGCCTGGAAGAGTATGCTCACCGAGACAGAGCGTTGGCAGTTAATCGCCTACATCCGCAGCCAGACGGCCGATTATATGATTGATGAAGGGCAGCAAGCGGCCGTGGCTATCGCGCAGCAGATGGGCTGCTTTGCCTGCCATCGCAGCGAATCGCTGGGGCGCGGGGGAACGATTGGTCCTGGTTGGGACGAATTGAGCGAGGTGGCCGCATCTCGTGTGCCCGGCCTCTCGGCTGAAGAGTACGTGCATCAATCCATCGTTGATCCCCGCGCTTTTGTTGTTGAGGGGTATGAAGACCAAGCTCTGACCATGCCGGTGGACTTTGGGCAGCGGTTGTCGGATGAAGAAATGGATCTGATGGTCAATTTCTTGCTCTCTTTGGCGGATGACGAGTGA
- a CDS encoding Gfo/Idh/MocA family oxidoreductase codes for MKKVRWGLVSTANINRRLIPAIRASKEGELTAVSSRSLASAQAYAAQWAIPHAFGSYEAMLDSDAVDAVYISLPNHLHAEWTIYALEHGKHVLCEKPFALTLNEVDAMISASERTGNRLAEAFMYRHHPQAKLVKAMVTNGRLGEITILRGAFDFAMTDPATNVRMRPEWGGGALWDVGVYPMSYAQNLMGGPPQWVFGSQWIGASGVDEVFAGQMGYGSGVMAQFSCAFRSPFHTFFEIVGTEGRVLVTRPFVGPQEGTVTFYPANGDVETFTVPDEELYLGEVEDMNTAVLHNTANFLTLAESRNHVRTILALYDSARQAEVVWLAD; via the coding sequence ATGAAGAAAGTACGATGGGGTTTGGTCTCGACGGCGAATATCAACCGGCGGCTGATTCCGGCGATTCGGGCGTCGAAAGAGGGGGAGTTAACGGCCGTATCCAGCCGTTCTCTCGCCTCCGCCCAGGCATATGCGGCTCAGTGGGCGATTCCGCACGCCTTTGGCAGCTACGAAGCGATGCTGGATTCCGACGCCGTAGACGCCGTGTATATCAGCCTGCCCAACCACCTGCACGCCGAATGGACGATTTACGCGCTGGAACACGGCAAACATGTGCTGTGCGAGAAGCCCTTCGCCCTGACGCTGAACGAAGTGGACGCGATGATCTCTGCCAGTGAGCGTACCGGCAATCGGTTGGCGGAAGCGTTCATGTACCGCCACCACCCGCAGGCAAAACTGGTGAAAGCGATGGTGACGAACGGCCGTCTTGGAGAAATCACCATCCTGCGCGGCGCGTTCGACTTTGCCATGACCGACCCGGCGACCAATGTGCGAATGCGGCCAGAATGGGGCGGCGGCGCATTGTGGGACGTGGGCGTTTACCCCATGAGCTACGCGCAAAACCTGATGGGCGGGCCGCCGCAGTGGGTCTTTGGCAGCCAATGGATCGGCGCGTCGGGCGTAGACGAGGTGTTTGCCGGGCAGATGGGCTATGGCAGCGGCGTGATGGCTCAATTTAGCTGCGCCTTTCGTTCGCCGTTCCACACCTTTTTTGAGATTGTGGGCACGGAGGGCAGGGTTTTGGTGACACGGCCGTTTGTCGGTCCCCAGGAAGGCACTGTCACATTCTATCCGGCCAACGGCGATGTAGAAACCTTCACGGTACCGGATGAGGAACTTTACCTGGGCGAGGTGGAAGATATGAATACGGCCGTGCTGCACAACACCGCCAACTTCCTAACCCTGGCGGAAAGCCGCAACCACGTGCGCACCATTCTGGCGCTGTACGACTCGGCCAGGCAGGCCGAGGTGGTTTGGTTGGCTGACTAA
- a CDS encoding dienelactone hydrolase family protein has protein sequence MNDPSSPQLVKTVQVINQAGLIHRVLRPLTSQPLPTIVMLHGRSGNEDVMWVFGKSCPPGWLLVAPRAIKPDPDGGYAWHPRSQDEWPSLIQFDAAVTAVTRFIHALPSLYNADPQHIYLMGFSQGAAAAYATAMRQPGLVQGIAGLVGFAPEDCAVEGETAVLSGLPIFMAVGREDALIPYDRAQRCAQTLRTAGADLTYREYNTGHRLNAAGFRDLTAWWQARRTTMPGSAT, from the coding sequence ATGAATGACCCATCTTCTCCTCAACTTGTCAAAACGGTCCAGGTGATCAACCAGGCTGGCTTAATTCACCGGGTGTTACGGCCGTTAACCAGCCAGCCATTACCCACCATTGTCATGCTGCACGGCCGTTCTGGTAACGAAGACGTGATGTGGGTCTTTGGCAAAAGCTGCCCGCCGGGCTGGCTGTTGGTCGCCCCACGCGCCATCAAGCCCGACCCAGACGGTGGCTACGCCTGGCACCCGCGCAGCCAGGATGAATGGCCGTCGCTGATCCAATTTGATGCGGCGGTTACGGCCGTTACCCGCTTCATCCACGCCCTGCCCAGCCTGTACAACGCTGATCCCCAACACATTTATCTGATGGGATTCAGCCAGGGGGCCGCGGCGGCCTATGCCACAGCCATGCGCCAGCCAGGGTTGGTACAGGGCATTGCCGGATTGGTGGGGTTTGCGCCAGAAGATTGCGCGGTGGAGGGGGAAACGGCCGTTTTATCTGGTCTGCCTATCTTTATGGCCGTTGGCCGGGAAGATGCGCTCATTCCCTACGACCGGGCACAGCGCTGCGCCCAAACCCTGCGCACAGCCGGGGCAGACCTGACCTATCGCGAATACAACACAGGCCACCGGCTAAACGCCGCCGGGTTCCGCGACCTGACCGCCTGGTGGCAGGCGCGAAGGACCACTATGCCGGGTTCCGCGACCTGA
- a CDS encoding DUF4277 domain-containing protein, which produces MPEFTISVERLDDLPLLYGFIEKMGIQSTIDTVIKPHGNWQGLSMGWVISIWLSHIISAYNHRMDRVQEWVATHQVSLRQLTGQDVTELDFTDDRLAICLRELHEPDQWRRIEACWVIGCCAFTTCGR; this is translated from the coding sequence ATGCCAGAATTCACAATCAGTGTTGAACGGCTGGATGACCTGCCGCTCTTGTATGGGTTTATCGAAAAGATGGGCATTCAGTCCACCATTGATACCGTCATCAAACCGCACGGGAATTGGCAGGGACTGAGCATGGGTTGGGTGATCTCCATCTGGCTCAGCCACATCATCTCGGCGTACAACCATCGGATGGATCGGGTTCAAGAGTGGGTGGCAACCCATCAGGTTTCTTTGCGGCAGTTGACCGGACAGGACGTGACCGAGCTTGACTTCACCGATGACCGACTGGCGATTTGTCTGCGGGAACTGCACGAGCCTGACCAGTGGCGGCGGATCGAGGCCTGTTGGGTAATCGGTTGCTGCGCGTTTACGACCTGCGGTCGGTGA
- a CDS encoding transposase → MNRSSKRCWASLDPLGLLLALDVVPGNRADDPLYVPCYQRVKEMLARNGLLIVGDSKMSAFDTRATIAAGHDHYLTPLPDGKSEPGLLDKYLRRWWADGGAAMPVFLPDDEPEEGQEPDCSLAIAEGFEVSRAHQAGVGTQHVVWSERCLVVRSLSYQQTEQANLRQRLAKAEGALRDLTPAPGRGKRPITDEASLQKAIAAIEKQYRVAGLLPVSYTRQVTERAIRGYRGQPARVEQDIRYQVQVKRDEAAIEWALFRAGWRIYLTNAPQASLSLTEAVLAYRDQYIEENIFRRLKGKMLSITPVYVQRDDHAQGLFHLLSLAARLLALGDYTARRALADQQSELSGIYPGNPKRATARPTMERLLEAFDNINLSIIHLTGQRVCQATPLTAVQQRILSLLGLSATLYTNWTVA, encoded by the coding sequence ATGAACCGCAGTTCAAAGCGATGCTGGGCCAGCCTCGACCCGTTGGGCTTGTTGTTGGCGCTGGATGTGGTTCCTGGCAATCGGGCCGATGACCCGCTGTATGTGCCTTGCTACCAGCGGGTGAAAGAGATGCTGGCCCGGAATGGACTGCTCATTGTCGGCGACAGCAAGATGAGCGCCTTTGACACCCGGGCCACGATTGCGGCGGGCCATGACCACTATCTGACGCCCCTGCCCGATGGCAAGAGTGAACCGGGTCTGCTGGACAAGTACCTGCGCCGGTGGTGGGCTGACGGCGGCGCGGCGATGCCGGTTTTCCTGCCCGACGATGAGCCTGAGGAGGGACAAGAGCCTGACTGCTCCCTGGCCATCGCCGAAGGATTCGAGGTCAGCCGCGCCCATCAGGCTGGGGTGGGCACACAGCATGTCGTCTGGTCGGAGCGTTGTCTGGTGGTGCGCTCGTTGAGCTACCAACAGACCGAACAGGCGAACTTGCGGCAGCGGCTGGCCAAAGCGGAAGGGGCGCTGCGGGACTTAACGCCTGCGCCAGGGCGGGGTAAACGCCCCATCACCGATGAAGCGAGTTTACAAAAAGCCATTGCCGCTATTGAAAAGCAGTATCGCGTGGCCGGTCTGTTGCCGGTCAGCTACACTCGCCAGGTCACAGAACGCGCCATCCGCGGCTATCGCGGTCAACCGGCACGAGTAGAGCAAGACATTCGCTACCAGGTGCAGGTCAAGCGAGACGAGGCGGCGATTGAGTGGGCGCTGTTCCGGGCCGGTTGGCGTATCTACCTGACCAATGCGCCGCAGGCGTCGCTCTCTTTGACCGAGGCCGTCCTGGCTTACCGCGACCAGTATATCGAGGAGAACATTTTCCGCCGTCTCAAAGGCAAGATGCTCTCCATCACCCCGGTCTATGTCCAGCGGGATGACCATGCGCAGGGCTTGTTTCATTTGCTCTCGCTGGCGGCGCGACTGCTGGCCTTAGGCGATTACACGGCTCGTCGCGCTCTGGCCGACCAACAGTCAGAACTGAGTGGCATCTACCCCGGCAACCCCAAGCGGGCCACGGCTCGGCCGACGATGGAGCGGCTGCTGGAGGCATTTGACAACATCAACCTGAGCATTATCCATCTGACCGGGCAGCGGGTCTGTCAGGCGACGCCGTTAACGGCCGTGCAGCAGCGCATTTTATCTCTGTTAGGCTTGTCGGCTACGTTGTATACCAACTGGACTGTGGCCTGA
- a CDS encoding (Fe-S)-binding protein: protein MSDQEKRIALFVTCVVDQILPEVGVDTVKVLRRAGCAVDFPPEQTCCGQPFFNSGFQEEARRLARRTIDAFADQDIVVLPSGSCTTMIRQEYPHLLENEPKYYYRALRLAKKTFELSEFLAKEAKWPAATAVPTPQPEPITYHDSCHMCRLLGLKNEPRHTLQAAGYAIQEMTEPDRCCGFGGLFSVRMPEVSNAMTAEKLRQAQATQAAALVTADPGCLMQMRGLTDGRQPIEHIATMLERATR from the coding sequence ATGAGCGACCAGGAAAAACGGATTGCCCTCTTTGTGACGTGTGTGGTAGACCAGATTCTGCCCGAAGTTGGCGTGGACACAGTGAAGGTGCTGCGCCGCGCCGGCTGCGCGGTAGATTTCCCCCCAGAGCAAACCTGCTGCGGCCAACCCTTTTTTAACAGCGGTTTCCAGGAGGAAGCACGGCGCTTGGCCCGCCGCACCATAGACGCCTTTGCCGACCAAGACATCGTCGTCCTGCCCAGCGGCTCCTGCACGACGATGATTCGTCAGGAATACCCCCATTTGTTGGAAAATGAGCCAAAGTATTACTATCGCGCTCTGCGTCTGGCAAAAAAGACGTTTGAACTGAGCGAATTTTTGGCGAAAGAAGCAAAATGGCCGGCAGCAACGGCCGTGCCTACCCCCCAGCCTGAACCCATCACTTACCACGATTCCTGCCACATGTGCCGCCTGCTTGGCCTGAAAAACGAACCGCGCCACACCTTGCAAGCCGCCGGTTACGCCATCCAGGAGATGACCGAGCCGGACCGCTGCTGCGGCTTTGGTGGCCTCTTTTCCGTACGAATGCCCGAAGTGTCCAACGCCATGACCGCCGAGAAGCTGCGCCAAGCGCAGGCAACGCAAGCCGCCGCCCTGGTCACAGCCGACCCCGGCTGCCTGATGCAAATGCGCGGCCTGACAGACGGCCGTCAACCCATCGAACACATCGCCACCATGCTAGAGAGGGCCACCCGATGA
- a CDS encoding iron-sulfur cluster-binding protein: MSTPGSSFSQFRHSATIAIEDVRLQGALDRALSHFREARGNALSAVPDVEALRDHLKAIRQTTIANLAEHLETFERSAQANGAHVHWARTAAEASQIVVDIARAHNVKLVAKSKSMMTDEIRLNQALEAAGITPVETDLGEWIIQLSQEPPYHIIAPAVHKTKGQVIELFEHESGESLSAADIPALTAVARRMLRAKFLAADMGVSGGNLAVAETGSVVLVTNEGNGRMVTTLPRVHVAVMGIEKIAPTWDEAAVWLSLLARSATGQPLSIYTTAITGPARPGDVDGPQEVHVVLVDNGRSRLLNTPYEEVLQCLRCGACLNVCPVYREAGGHAYGSPYTGPIGAVVSPLLFGLEQYEALPHASSLCGACKDVCPVRIDLPRMLLALRQEEVAQGIIAGPEALAERAVAALMGNAGLWQLALGAARLGQRPFLHDGQLQLPVSFTGERRPPHLAAKSFRQLWAEGLEAEGLAAESLAAEGLDSQDCRGDDERTG, encoded by the coding sequence ATGAGTACACCAGGCAGCAGCTTCAGCCAATTCCGCCACAGCGCTACCATCGCCATCGAAGACGTGCGCCTGCAAGGGGCGCTGGACCGGGCATTGTCCCATTTCCGCGAAGCGCGCGGCAATGCCCTGAGCGCGGTCCCAGACGTCGAGGCGCTGCGCGACCACCTGAAAGCGATTCGCCAGACGACCATCGCCAACCTGGCCGAACACCTGGAAACCTTCGAGCGCAGCGCCCAGGCCAACGGCGCCCACGTTCACTGGGCGCGCACCGCCGCCGAAGCCAGCCAGATCGTCGTAGACATCGCCCGCGCCCACAACGTGAAACTGGTCGCCAAAAGCAAATCCATGATGACCGACGAAATCCGTCTGAACCAGGCGCTCGAAGCGGCGGGCATCACGCCGGTGGAGACCGACCTGGGCGAATGGATTATCCAGTTGTCGCAGGAGCCACCCTACCACATCATCGCCCCGGCGGTGCATAAAACCAAAGGGCAGGTCATCGAACTATTCGAGCATGAATCGGGCGAATCGCTGTCGGCGGCCGACATTCCGGCGCTGACGGCTGTCGCCCGGCGGATGCTGCGCGCCAAATTTCTGGCCGCCGACATGGGCGTCAGCGGCGGCAACCTGGCTGTGGCCGAGACCGGCAGCGTAGTGCTGGTGACCAATGAGGGCAACGGCCGTATGGTCACAACCCTACCCCGCGTTCACGTCGCCGTCATGGGCATCGAAAAAATCGCCCCAACCTGGGACGAAGCGGCCGTCTGGCTCAGCCTGCTGGCGCGCAGCGCCACCGGCCAGCCGCTTTCCATCTACACCACCGCCATCACCGGCCCGGCCCGGCCCGGCGATGTGGATGGTCCGCAAGAAGTGCATGTGGTGTTGGTGGATAACGGCCGTTCGCGGCTGTTGAACACCCCTTATGAAGAGGTTTTACAATGCCTGCGCTGCGGCGCTTGCCTGAACGTCTGCCCGGTGTACCGCGAGGCGGGCGGCCACGCCTACGGCAGCCCGTACACCGGTCCCATCGGCGCAGTGGTGTCGCCGCTGCTGTTTGGCCTGGAGCAATACGAGGCGCTGCCCCACGCCAGCAGCTTGTGCGGCGCGTGCAAAGACGTCTGCCCGGTGCGTATTGATCTACCGCGTATGCTGCTGGCGCTGCGCCAGGAGGAAGTAGCGCAGGGCATCATCGCCGGACCAGAAGCGCTGGCCGAACGGGCGGTGGCGGCGCTGATGGGCAATGCTGGCCTCTGGCAGTTGGCGCTGGGCGCGGCGCGGCTGGGGCAGCGGCCGTTCCTGCATGATGGGCAACTCCAACTGCCCGTCAGCTTCACCGGCGAACGCCGCCCGCCTCACCTGGCGGCCAAATCCTTCCGCCAGTTGTGGGCCGAAGGCTTAGAGGCCGAAGGCTTGGCAGCCGAAAGCTTGGCGGCCGAAGGCTTGGACTCCCAAGACTGTAGAGGTGATGATGAACGCACGGGATGA
- a CDS encoding lactate utilization protein, whose protein sequence is MMNARDEILGRLRAAGNGPAAPLPPVWRSRRDFDDLAAQFTQAAIAAKAEVRRAVDWETAVIELGTLLREIKIGTAVVNDDGPLAGVDWHGRFPDIQWHLVGQTAGDLRAYCAAADAGLSSADAALAETGSVIISSGPGQSRMATLLPPIHIVLLPTSRLTSDLFTWTQARQAPTPANITLISGPSKTADIEQTMAVGVHGPKRFIVILYDDAFPAPLRLA, encoded by the coding sequence ATGATGAACGCACGGGATGAAATTTTGGGACGCCTGCGCGCAGCAGGCAATGGGCCGGCCGCGCCGCTGCCGCCGGTGTGGCGCTCGCGGCGCGACTTTGATGACCTGGCGGCGCAATTTACCCAGGCAGCCATCGCCGCCAAGGCGGAAGTCCGGCGGGCGGTTGATTGGGAGACGGCCGTCATTGAATTAGGTACATTGCTGCGCGAAATTAAGATTGGAACGGCCGTTGTCAATGACGACGGGCCGCTAGCTGGGGTGGATTGGCACGGCCGTTTTCCAGACATACAGTGGCATCTTGTCGGGCAAACCGCCGGAGATTTGCGCGCCTATTGCGCCGCGGCCGACGCCGGCCTCAGCAGCGCCGACGCCGCCCTGGCCGAAACCGGCTCAGTCATCATCAGCAGCGGTCCCGGCCAAAGCCGTATGGCAACCCTGCTGCCGCCGATTCACATTGTCCTGCTGCCCACGTCGCGGCTTACCAGCGACCTGTTCACCTGGACGCAGGCGCGCCAGGCCCCCACCCCGGCCAACATCACCCTGATCAGCGGCCCCAGCAAAACGGCCGACATCGAGCAGACAATGGCCGTGGGCGTGCATGGACCAAAGCGGTTTATCGTCATTCTCTATGACGATGCCTTCCCGGCGCCGCTCCGTCTGGCTTAG
- a CDS encoding FixH family protein — protein sequence MNKWAGRGTAVFVLLLFLLLAACGERQSQAVNETGVVVTAQPETTAVGETTLTVTLTDADGQPVADAAVQVRGDMSHAGMVPVVRAALPDEKGVYVAPFTWTMAGDWLVTVDFTLADGRSGTEIFNFSIHIP from the coding sequence ATGAACAAATGGGCGGGGCGCGGCACGGCCGTCTTTGTTTTGCTCTTATTCTTGCTGCTGGCGGCTTGTGGTGAGCGGCAAAGCCAGGCAGTGAACGAGACCGGTGTGGTCGTGACGGCGCAGCCAGAGACAACGGCCGTTGGTGAAACGACGCTCACCGTCACCCTGACCGACGCCGATGGCCAACCGGTGGCTGATGCCGCTGTGCAGGTGCGCGGTGACATGAGCCACGCCGGCATGGTCCCGGTGGTGCGCGCCGCCCTGCCGGATGAAAAGGGCGTCTATGTCGCCCCTTTCACCTGGACGATGGCCGGCGATTGGCTTGTAACGGTTGATTTTACCCTGGCCGACGGCCGTTCCGGGACAGAAATCTTCAACTTCTCTATCCATATCCCGTGA
- a CDS encoding DeoR family transcriptional regulator, whose protein sequence is MALPTERQQKILDLLQERGIVSIQEMGGLFGVSDMTVHRDLNQLAAVGQLVKVRGGAISPGVVAPGTAVSQSTPDSESTLADDVCCACHGRINPRTQMVLHLTDGTRRRACCPHCGLISLARLAGQVELALATDFLHGRTVSAHTAVYVVGPAVTICCEPTVLAFLRREEAERFQQGFGGQVLDLAAATLAVQAAMHLGGHSRHRGE, encoded by the coding sequence ATGGCGCTGCCAACCGAACGACAACAGAAAATCCTCGATTTGCTGCAAGAGCGGGGCATCGTTTCTATTCAAGAGATGGGCGGCCTGTTTGGCGTCTCTGATATGACTGTTCACCGCGACTTGAACCAGTTGGCGGCGGTCGGGCAGTTGGTGAAGGTGCGAGGTGGGGCGATTTCGCCTGGGGTGGTTGCGCCTGGCACGGCCGTTTCCCAATCTACACCAGACAGCGAATCTACTCTGGCCGACGATGTCTGCTGCGCCTGCCATGGCCGCATCAACCCACGCACGCAAATGGTCTTGCACCTGACCGATGGCACGCGCCGCCGCGCCTGCTGCCCACATTGTGGCCTCATCAGCCTGGCGCGGTTGGCTGGGCAGGTGGAATTGGCCCTGGCGACCGATTTTTTGCACGGCCGTACTGTTAGCGCACATACGGCCGTTTACGTGGTTGGCCCGGCAGTAACGATTTGCTGCGAGCCGACGGTATTGGCTTTTTTGCGCCGCGAAGAGGCAGAGCGCTTTCAACAAGGATTTGGCGGCCAGGTTTTGGACCTGGCTGCCGCGACGCTGGCGGTGCAGGCGGCCATGCACCTGGGCGGGCACAGCCGGCATAGGGGTGAGTAA
- a CDS encoding HAMP domain-containing protein, with the protein MRSLRTRLLLAYVGLILAGFTAVAVLAGRQISAGTVQDFSSRLQEQTQLVARAFADPLEEDYDKESDWTEIRSLLQTYAQQTNTTIVLTDDHGDFWLSSSGERSSTNTPEIRSAQSGAVSSEIRGSVVYAAAPIWEDDDVIAVVQLAAPLSGAAALVWQRWLGLATAVLGVTAVAAIAAFWLATTLTRPLEQLRHAALQIAQGNFRARLPETRQDEIGQVAHAFNHMSGQVEAMIEAQRAFASNASHELRTPLTTIRLRSEALRDGALDDTTAQRYIVEIDEEVRRLGNLVQDLMLLSRLDAGRQEIGHEQVDPIRLARQLLHEIAPAAASRHINLTLDAPETAPPLTASFTHLTIVFRNLLNNALNYTPDGGQVIWRLEPVGPVIRHTIQDNGMGIAAEDLPHLFDRFYRADKSRSRAAPGVGLGLSLVKLIVELYGGQIGIVSAGLGEGTAVTVQWPLGEATIPG; encoded by the coding sequence ATGCGTTCACTGCGCACACGTTTGCTGTTGGCCTATGTCGGCCTGATTCTGGCCGGGTTTACAGCGGTGGCCGTGTTGGCCGGGCGGCAAATTTCCGCCGGTACGGTGCAGGATTTCAGCAGCCGCCTGCAAGAACAGACGCAGCTTGTGGCCCGCGCCTTTGCCGACCCGTTGGAAGAGGACTACGACAAAGAGTCTGATTGGACCGAAATCCGTTCACTACTGCAAACCTACGCCCAGCAAACCAACACCACCATCGTCCTGACCGATGATCACGGCGATTTTTGGCTGAGCAGCAGTGGTGAACGCAGCAGTACCAACACGCCAGAAATCCGGTCCGCGCAAAGTGGCGCGGTTAGCAGTGAGATTCGCGGCAGCGTCGTTTACGCCGCCGCGCCCATTTGGGAAGACGATGACGTGATTGCGGTGGTACAGTTAGCCGCGCCGCTGTCGGGCGCGGCGGCACTGGTATGGCAGCGTTGGTTGGGCCTGGCAACGGCCGTATTGGGAGTTACGGCCGTTGCCGCCATCGCCGCCTTTTGGTTAGCGACCACCCTGACACGGCCGTTAGAACAACTACGCCACGCCGCCCTGCAAATTGCCCAGGGCAATTTCCGCGCCCGGCTGCCCGAAACCCGTCAGGACGAAATCGGCCAGGTCGCCCACGCCTTCAACCATATGAGCGGCCAGGTGGAAGCGATGATCGAGGCGCAGCGCGCCTTCGCCAGTAACGCCTCGCACGAGCTGCGCACGCCCCTCACCACCATCCGCCTGCGCAGCGAAGCCCTACGTGACGGCGCACTGGACGACACGACAGCGCAGCGCTACATCGTCGAGATTGACGAGGAAGTGCGGCGGCTGGGCAATCTGGTGCAAGACCTGATGCTGCTCTCGCGGCTGGACGCTGGTCGGCAAGAAATCGGCCACGAGCAGGTAGACCCGATCCGTTTGGCGCGTCAACTGCTGCACGAAATCGCCCCGGCCGCTGCCAGCCGCCACATCAACCTGACACTGGACGCGCCGGAAACAGCGCCGCCGCTGACGGCCAGCTTCACCCACCTGACCATTGTTTTTCGCAATCTGCTCAACAATGCCCTGAACTATACGCCCGATGGCGGCCAGGTCATCTGGCGGCTGGAACCGGTTGGGCCGGTCATCCGGCACACCATTCAAGACAACGGCATGGGCATCGCCGCCGAGGATTTGCCCCATCTATTCGACCGCTTCTACCGGGCCGACAAGTCGCGGTCACGGGCTGCGCCGGGGGTGGGGTTGGGGTTGTCGTTGGTGAAGTTGATTGTGGAACTGTATGGTGGACAGATTGGCATTGTGAGTGCGGGCCTGGGGGAGGGAACGGCCGTTACTGTGCAGTGGCCGCTGGGCGAGGCGACAATACCTGGATAG